In Streptomyces ambofaciens ATCC 23877, a single genomic region encodes these proteins:
- the zwf gene encoding glucose-6-phosphate dehydrogenase, with product MSEDLPATTVHETKATKAAKEARTAQEAAGPLHAEEAEQAAAAEAPKAARTTRTARAGRKTGTARVPKDAKKESAAGQAVAPVAPLDWSNPLRDPQDRRLPRIAGPSGLVIFGVTGDLSRRKLMPAVYDLANRGLLPPGFSLVGFARRDWEDQDFAQVVHDAVKEHARTPFREEVWQQLAEGMRFIPGDFDDDDAFDQLREAVEELDASRGTSGNYAFYLSVPPKFFPKVVQQLKKHGLTDAPDGSWRRAVIEKPFGHDLDSARDLNALVHEVFDPEQVFRIDHYLGKETVQNILALRFANQMYEPIWNRSYVDHVQITMAEDIGIGGRAGYYDGIGAARDVIQNHLLQLMALTAMEEPASFDAPSLLTEKLKVLKAVRLPDDLGRHTVRGQYAGGWQGGAQVPGYLEEEGIDPASTTDTYAAIKLGVDNRRWAGVPFYLRTGKRLGRRVTEIAVVFQRAPHSPFDSTATEELGENAIVIRVQPDEGMTVRFGSKVPGTSMEIRDVSMDFAYGESFTESSPEAYERLILDVLLGDANLFPRHQEVEESWRILDPIEEYWATHERPAQYASGGWGPREADEMLARDGRSWRRP from the coding sequence ACCGCGCAGGAGGCCGCGGGGCCGCTGCACGCCGAGGAGGCCGAGCAGGCCGCGGCCGCCGAGGCACCGAAGGCGGCGAGGACGACGAGGACCGCCCGGGCCGGCAGGAAGACCGGGACGGCGCGTGTCCCGAAGGACGCGAAGAAGGAGAGCGCGGCCGGGCAGGCCGTCGCGCCCGTGGCACCGCTCGACTGGAGCAACCCGCTGCGCGATCCCCAGGACCGCCGCCTCCCCCGGATCGCGGGCCCGTCCGGACTGGTCATCTTCGGCGTCACCGGTGACCTGTCCCGGCGCAAGCTCATGCCGGCCGTGTACGACCTGGCCAACCGCGGTCTGCTGCCGCCGGGCTTCTCCCTGGTCGGCTTCGCGCGCCGGGACTGGGAGGACCAGGACTTCGCCCAGGTCGTGCACGACGCCGTCAAGGAGCACGCGCGCACGCCGTTCCGCGAGGAGGTCTGGCAGCAGCTGGCCGAGGGCATGCGCTTCATCCCGGGCGACTTCGACGACGACGACGCGTTCGACCAGCTGCGCGAGGCCGTGGAGGAGCTGGACGCCTCCCGCGGGACCAGCGGCAACTACGCCTTCTACCTCTCGGTGCCGCCGAAGTTCTTCCCGAAGGTCGTCCAGCAGCTCAAGAAGCACGGGCTGACCGACGCCCCCGACGGCTCCTGGCGCCGCGCGGTCATCGAGAAGCCCTTCGGGCACGACCTGGACAGCGCCCGCGACCTGAACGCGCTGGTGCACGAGGTCTTCGACCCGGAGCAGGTCTTCCGCATCGACCACTACCTGGGCAAGGAGACCGTCCAGAACATCCTGGCGCTGCGCTTCGCCAACCAGATGTACGAGCCGATCTGGAACCGGTCCTACGTGGACCACGTGCAGATCACCATGGCCGAGGACATCGGCATCGGCGGCCGGGCCGGCTACTACGACGGCATCGGCGCCGCCCGCGACGTCATCCAGAACCACCTGCTCCAGCTGATGGCCCTGACCGCCATGGAGGAGCCCGCCTCCTTCGACGCCCCCTCGCTGCTCACCGAGAAGCTGAAGGTGCTCAAGGCGGTACGGCTGCCGGACGACCTCGGCAGGCACACGGTGCGCGGGCAGTACGCGGGCGGCTGGCAGGGCGGCGCGCAGGTGCCCGGTTACCTGGAGGAGGAGGGCATCGACCCGGCCTCCACGACCGACACCTACGCCGCGATCAAGCTGGGCGTCGACAACCGCCGCTGGGCGGGCGTCCCCTTCTACCTGCGCACCGGCAAGCGGCTCGGCCGCCGGGTGACGGAGATCGCGGTCGTCTTCCAGCGGGCCCCGCACTCCCCCTTCGACTCCACCGCGACGGAGGAGCTGGGCGAGAACGCCATCGTCATCCGCGTCCAGCCGGACGAGGGCATGACGGTGCGCTTCGGCTCCAAGGTGCCGGGCACCTCGATGGAGATCCGGGACGTGTCCATGGACTTCGCGTACGGCGAGTCCTTCACGGAGTCCAGCCCGGAGGCGTACGAACGGCTGATCCTGGACGTCCTTCTGGGCGACGCCAACCTGTTCCCCCGTCACCAGGAAGTGGAAGAGTCCTGGCGGATCCTGGACCCGATCGAGGAGTACTGGGCCACGCACGAGCGGCCCGCGCAGTACGCCTCCGGCGGCTGGGGACCGCGGGAAGCCGACGAGATGCTCGCACGAGACGGACGGAGCTGGCGCAGGCCATGA